The sequence below is a genomic window from Lolium perenne isolate Kyuss_39 chromosome 4, Kyuss_2.0, whole genome shotgun sequence.
AATCTTTGGCCTCACCCTCACTTTGCTATCATCCTTATTCTGACCAGCGTTGCTGCCTGTGTCATTGTTCTCCTCTTCTGCTGCTTCCTCTTCTGGGCAGTCAAAGGCAGGGTGAGTGAATATGTTCTCCATGAGCCGTGTCCCTCTGAGGGCATTGGTGAGGGGCAGATGGCCCTCTGGCGTGTCATCGTTCAGCTCCCATATGAACTCATCAGGGAAGGCCCTGTAGTTGAACTGCTCCACTTCACTGTCCAGCTTCTTCATCCAGCCAATCTTAATGAACAAGCGGGTGTAGTCGCGCACGGACTTCTCCCAAATCCGCCGCTGCACGCTGTACCCGAACTTGCCATTGCTGTGCTCCATCCAGAGCGTGTCGATGGCACGGAGGTCCTCCACAGAGATGAACTGGACCTCCGAGAAGAAAACATACCCTCGACGACGCGCAGGCTCGCCCGCGAGGTAGATGAGGAGCGCGCGGGTGGTCTCGTCGGCCTGGCGGTAATCTCCCTCCGCGAGCTGCTGGCCTAGGAGCTCCAGGGAGGGGGTAGGAGGCGAGGTTGTCGTGGCCGCGGAGGCGACCGGAGTTGGAGCTGCAGTGGATGCTGTGGTCACCGAGGAGGAGCTGCTGGTGAAGAGCTTGAAGGAAATGCTGGTGCTGGCGTTGGTGGTGAGCCTGAGAGCTGCAGTAGGGGAGCCGTCATGGACTGTGCTGTTGAGGAAAGAATGGTGGTGCTGAAGAAGGAAGGATTGGAGAGAAGCGTTTGCCATGGCAGGCAAAGAGGGGGCTGAGGATGAACGGGAGAGGGGAGGAAAGGGAGGGAAACGATGATAAAGGAGTGGATGGGGTTTTGTGGGAGGATTGtacttggtggtggtggtgtggagACTTGAGGCTGTGCTGTCTGTCAGCCTGTGTGCCCTTCGTGTTGTGAAAAATTCTGGTTGTGGTTTTGTAAGGGTACATCTTCGAGAGAATACAAAGGAGCCCTGTGATTGGTGGGTTCTGGGTGAGGTGAGGATACTGGCTATGGCAGGAGACTCAGGGGAGGGAGGTGGTTAGGCTGAGTATGTAGAACATTCTTTTTATATTCTACTCTCTATTTTGGTCTTCCAGAAGAAGCTGAAACTAaacttattatttgtggttgtatcCAATTTTCAGTTCAGCGGCTCAGTTCTCTCTTTGTTTGCATGAACTAAGAGAAAGTACTCTCAACAAGTACGAATGGGATTGGACAGCACAACCAAACCTTTTCATGCTATTTTGATGTAATTAGCATTATTTGCACCCGATGCAACATATTTGTAAAAAGATATTGATTTTTTTAAATACGGTATATTTTCTTGAAAAATGCATCCACATGTAATTCCTTCTCGTTTTACTCTACTCTCACCGATCCATAAAGAAGTATCAGAATTTTACTAAAAATGTAGTAACAATTTAAACTAGAACTCTGTCATTTTTTCTTGGATCGCAGGGAGTAGCTTTTATTGTTTCGTGTTGATGAAATCTGTAACGTGTTGACGAGCCCGACTGATACTAACCAAAAAGGTCATCCTCTTCGACTTTGTTTTTGGGTCTGTGGACATGGTGCACGTGAATACCTGCATAGAAATGGGCGAGATTGATGCTCTGGACGGCAGTCCCGACGTATGCTGTTTTGTTCGTCGTGGCGCGGGCTATTTAAATAACTGAGAGATTTTGCTCACTGTTTTGAATAGCAATTTTCCTTCCCGAGTCATGTAAAAAGTAAGAGACAAATAGGGCACCTTAATAGTGAACGTCTGCTATTAAAATCCTAGtattacttttttttttttgcatatgaGGGTATATGCTTATATTTTTACACCATGTTTTTCATGTGTAACGTTGCAAGTATGGCTCGCTCTACTGCTTGTAGTCTTTTCTAGGTGGTCAAAacactatttgtatttttattatttttgatctTTGTGGTAGTCGATAATCATTAATAGATCGGTGGTTTTTCCAAAAAAATACTTCTATAATAAATAATCATAAGTTTTTGTATGGACAATGTTGAACTGGCGGGACAGGAAAATTCTCGTTGATGACACAATTTGGGAAATTACAATTTTACATTTTGAGGCCAGGTTAGGGACTTTCTTTGAGGTGTCTACTTAGCAtctcattggtttttcatttgccTCATTTATTTCTGGATCGTAATATCTtcgtttgttggggcaaagtgtgTACTCATCACATATACTTCCTCCATCCAAAAATAATTATCTCAACCTTTTCTAAATACGAATGTATCTATGACTAAAATGCGTATAGATACATCAAAAGTGACACACTTATCTTTTAACGGAGGTAGTAGGATTTAGTGTGCTAAGAACATCTCCTTTCCCCTAGTGTAGTAAGGTGTACCCCTCAGGTATTTCTCTCCACCTGCTTTCTCAAAGAtcttttgccatatccctcatcaTATATATGTAGTGGCTGTAtggatcattttgatgcagaggccgggatcTCAACCTTATTTTTGAGAAAATATCCCTTACCATGGATGGAGCCTTCAACATATGAACACCTAAAAAAAATTGGAGTTCGATGCAGTCCAATTTCGGACCTTGGGCAACTAAATGGTCGGACCGCACCACTATATATGTTGCATCTCGGGTAAGTTCTCAATGAATACATCTCTATTTATGCGCCCAACCAACTACCACACATACTAACAGACTCCAATAAAATGCGACAAACGTCTCTAGATAAGGTAAAAGTAGTCATAATGTCACAACAAGACGTAAAAAAGGATTAAACTCGTCAACACATACAACTATGGACCCATACATAGTTGACCTTCACTCACCCGCACTGCTGCCTTCACAACCCCCTTATTATATAATATGTGTAGAGAGGAAAATTGTTATATTTTTTCAAGAGAGACCAATAGGGTGTGGTAAATGTATTTCTCGTGGGTCGCCAGAAAACAGAGTAGATAGTATCATCTAAAAAAATGAGTAGTTCCTGCTATTTTTTGTGAAAAAAATGATTTACAATGCTAACTGAAATGTTCAAACCTGAACATCTCTTGAGTTTTCTCAAAGCGTATAACGTGATAGACATCTAGAAGGCTTGGAGATATGAGAATGGCAGACATCAAGAAACAATCGCGTGCAGTGGCTCCAGTAGTGACATCAGTCTGCATAGGTCGCACTCCACTTGGTGACTCTGGTGACTAGCAAGTAGGATCCTGTGGCCCTGTGTATTTTTCcacccttagagcatctctagtggaTGGTCTAAATTTGGGCGTGTATATGTTCATATAGACAATGGTCTAAAGAGATTTCTCTTTAGACTTTCTTAGTTTTCCAGCGGCTAGTCTATATGGAGGACTTGTATATTCTCTCTCCTATATTTTATTAATATCTTATAACTACCATTCAACCGCTATCGATGCAAAATTCAGTTAACTTATGTCATGCAAAATTCAGATAGCTCTCTCGGCACACTAGAATGTTTTTTTGTCTAGCTCTTTATACCGTAGAAACAGTGTGTACAACCATAAAAAAAAGTAAGCAAAGAGCAAGGCTTGGTCCACGAGCGGTGATAGACATGAAACAGATATATCTGGATAGATAGCTAGCTGTAGTCAGCACAAGTCAGAAAGAAAATTCAGTTAGCACAAGCCGCCTCCAGGTGCGGCACCAACGCACTGCCTGGCAAAATGGAGCGCCGGTGGCCGCATCTGGCGCCTACCAAGGTGCCAGGGTTGAGCAACCCCTCGCCCCGACCAATTTCTCTCTTTCACCTCACAAATTCTGCCGGGAAAGAAGGCGCGGCTGGAGCCGGCGAGTGGAGCGACGGCGACATCGCGGGAGAGGCGCGTCCACCGCGACTCCAACGGTTCCAGATGGGGGCGGGAGCGAGCGCTTGGGAAGCAGCCCGCGTTTGGACGATCGTGGCACCATGGTGCAGATATGGACGACGCGTAGCAGTTTTGGAGGACGCCTAAATTTTAGACAACGCGATAGATCAGACGCTGGGAACACTTTTTTGCCTCACGATCGTCTAAATTCGTTTAAACCCTTTTAACGAgccactagagatgctcttagaattCAGCTGTTACTTTCTCTTCTCAAAGTTCAAAATACAATCCAACAATTAAAAAGCACACGCGGCTGGAATCACGGGAATTATGATTCGAGGCATGCTAATTTAGTTGTGCCGTTTACAGTTTACTGTCCTAGACAGTATTTTTTTTTAGATGCACCAAAGAAGGAATATTCAAATGAAAAAATGCAAGGTTATCCTTCAGAAGACAAAGGCAATGACCATGTTTGACTGGCTCAACGGTTTGAAAAAGGTCCAAAATGTATGGTGGCGCTATATCTGGACCATCTTAACTAATATATACCTTGTACGTCCTTGATGTCTCTCTCACTATGAGTCTGTGGCCGCCAATTACTGCCAGGTATGCATATCTAGATCGAAAAGGGAAAAGCTAATATTTCTCAATTTGGAACTTGAAATTTTGATTACCTGTGAACTTTTACTAATAATTCCATCGTGACCTCTGAATCTCGATCTCTATGGTCTCACAAAAGAGAGAAGATATTCATAGGTGCATCAAGATTCGTGCTAGCCTTTTTTTCCCTCTCACGCCATACAATTTTTGAACTTAAAACTGTGCAGTTCATTGAAATATTTGATATGAAATGTAGGAAAAAATTCTCGGGATGTTTTGTTTGAGATTTTAAATAATATAAAAATTAAATTAATCCAAAAAACTTGGAACTATTGTTCCTACATTCTAATTGCAAATCCATAAGAACATAACCGAATAACCAAATTCACTACAATAATCTTGAAGCTAAGCCACAAACACAACAGGGAAAGAGACTGATTCCTGTGACAGAGTATGTGACTCATCCAATGCTGCTAGTGCTACTATTAAGTTTAGAACATACAtagatgtgggggggggggggggtgtggaaACATGGGAGATGTAAGCGGGAAAAAGGTGCCGCCGGAGACTACGAAGAAGGAGGTGTTGGGGGCCGGTTGCGTACTTACCGTTTTGCCGTCCAAAAATGACCGTGCCAGCATTACTTAGCATGTGACGGATTTCTAGCCTTGCACATCAGTTTGAAACTTTGAGGTGCTAGTCGGGTGCAGCTCAACAATCAGCAAGGTCAATGTTCTCCCAAATTCCGATGGAGGTTACCTTGTATGCATCGGAGTCAGCGGTTCACGAAAAAGGCGGATTTGACTTTTAGCCAGAGGTTATCTTGAAATTTGATTTCAACTAATCTCAAAACACGAACTAATAAAAAAGATGGGCGTAACATGGATTAGCAATATGTGCATCTTACTACTCTATTTTATACTATTCACTATGACTAActttcactggtagaaaaacaggcttccgtcctGCCCCATAAGTCacgaagctataggaaccgcgactaatgggacctttagtcgcggttcgggaggcgaaccgcgaccaaaggcctgggcccagggcgctcggtggccagctggtgcacgtggggggctttagtcgcggttggccaggccaaccgcgactaaatgcgaaggcctttagtcgcggttggccgagccaaccgggactaaagcccctccctatatatacccatccagcagccaacacttagccatttggagccattctcttcacaaacttcacaagtgggtgttaggtttgcttttggttcctcttatgcacataaggtgtttgatgaaatgccccaagagcatgaaacaaacatgatatgaagtgttggagccacacttgagctttctcatttattttttcctcctcgatcgcggttagcaacttgaacctttgatgtgtcattgataaaatatgcatgtgtgtagttcattgtttaatttatattgtttgtagctagttagtttaacaaatgcatgatggttaattatatattttatattataataatgcagatgaattggcaatggatgtacggtaaccgactctccggcgagttcagtacgggtttgaaagatttcctcgtagtggctaatgcgaacaagcaggggggttttgttatctgtccatgtgttaactgtaagaatcagaagggttactcttcctcaagagatgttcacatgcacctgcttcgccacggtttcatgccaagctataattgttggaccaagcatggagaaagaggggttataatggaagaagatgaagaaggggatgatttcatcgatgaaagctatcttgctcatttcggtgatactttcatggaggatgctgaaggtgaaggggaaggtgaaggggaaggtgaagaagaggcacgtgatgatcccgttgatgatcttggtcggaccattgctgatgcacggagacgctgcgaaactgaaaaggagagggagaatttggatcgcatgttagaggatcacaggaaggcgcctgtactcggatgcgatgatggtctgaaaaagctgggctgcacactggatttgctgaaatggaaggcacgagcaggtgtagctgactcggcatttgaaaacttgctgaaaatgttgaagaatatgtttccaaagaataacgagttgcccgccagcacgtacgaagcaaagaaggttgtccgccctctaggtttagaggttacgaagatacatgcatgcatcaacgatcgcatcctctaccgcggtgaatacgagaatttgaatgaatgcccggtatgcaccgcattgcgttataagatcagaggcgatgaccctggtgacgatgttgagggccgaaacccgggaagagggttcccgccaaggtgatgtggtatgctcctataataccacggttgaaacgtctgttcgggaacaaagagcatgccaagttgttgcgatggcacaaagaggaccgtaagtcggacggggagttgagacaccccgcagatggaacgcaatggagaaagatcgacgagagagttcaaagattttgcaggcgacgcaaggaacataagatttggtctaagtatggatggcatgaatccttttggcgagcgagctccagccatagtacctggcccgtgactctatgcatctacaaccttcctccttggttgtgcatgaagcggaagttcattatgatgccagtgctcatccaaggtccgaagcaacccggcaacgacatcgatgtgtacctaaggccattagttgatgaacttttacagctgtggggcagacctggtgtccgtgtgtgggatgagcacaaagaagaggaatttgacctacgagcgttgcttttcgtaaccatcaacgattggcctgctcttagtaacctttcgggactgtcaaataagggatacaatgcatgcacgcaccgcttacatgcggcgaaagtgtacatttgccaaattgtaagaagaacgtgtaccttgggcatcgtcgatttcttccgaaaggtcatccaagaagaaagaaaggcaagcattacaacggcaaggcagatcaccggccgaagctgcggaacacaccggtgctgaggtatttgatatggtcaaggatttgaaagtcatctttggaaagggtctggcggacaatcagttccgaagggagctgacgggcacgcagccatgtggaagaagaaatctatattatgggagctagaatattggaaagtcctagaagtccgctctgcaatcgacgtgatgcacgttacgaagaatatttgcgtgaacatcctaagcttcttgggcgtgtatgggaagtcaaatgatacaaaggaagcacggcaggaccagcaaagtttgaaagaccccgatgaccggcatccggaacggtttcaaggtcgttccagctacgctctgaccaaagaagagaaggtcatcttttttgaatgcctgagcagtatgaaggtcccgtcaggattctcgtccaatataaagggaataataaacatggcggagaaaaagttccaaaacctgaagtctcacgactgccacgtgattatgacgcaattgcttccgattgctttgagggggctcctgccggaaaatattcgagtagccattgtgaagctatgtgcattcctcaatgcaatctctcagaaggtaatcaatccagaagttctaccacggttacagaacgatgtgatccaatgtcttgtcagtttcgagttggtgttcccgccatccttcttcaatattatgacgcacctcctggttcacctagtcgatgagatttccattctcggtcctgtatttctacacaatatgttccccttcgagaggttcatgggaatattaaagaaatatattcgtaaccgtgctaggccagaaggaagcatcgccaagggctatggaaatgaggaggtaattgagttttgtgttaactttgttcctgaccttaagccgattggtcttcctcgatcgcggcacgaggggagactaagtgaaaaaggcacgatcggaaggaaatcaacgatatgtatggacggccattctctgactgaaacacaccacacagttctgaccaattccagcttggtggctccgtactttgagaaacacaagaatattttacgctcggacaaacctgggaagcctgaatcctggattaggaaggcccacatggagactttcggcagttggttgagaaaatatttaatgaatgacgatcatgttgtagatcagctgtacatgttggccaagacaccatcttcgactataacgactttccaagggtacgagataaatgtgaatacattttacacgatcgcccaagataaaaagagcaccaaccaaaacagtggtgtccgctttgatgcagcaaccgagaatgggcaaaaggtcacatattatggttacatagaggagatatgggaacttgactatggaccctcctttagggtccctttgttccggtgcaaatggttcaagctaacaggaggtggggtaaaggtggaccagcaatacggaatgacaatggtggatttcaacaatcttggttaccttgaagaaccattcgtcctagcgaaagatgtcgctcaggttttctatgtgaaggacatgagtagcaaaccgaggaaacggaaagataagaaaatgatcagtacatcatgcgatgatccaaagcgccacattgttctttcagggaaaagaaacatcgtgggagtggaggacaagacagacatgtcagaagattataatatgtttgctgaaattccgcccttcaaagtgaacaccgacccaagcattaagttaaatgatgaggatgctccatagatacggcacaatcgtaagcaagcagggacacaagggaagaaatgatgtgtaataatttattgtaccaaactttgttgaatgaatcatgtgaattatattactcgtgatgtgtttggtgtccattttcgaatgattcaattgactcgagatagcactgatgatacatgaaatttggagtgattcagtcatactcctgcatacaggaaatttggagtgactaagtcatactcctgcatacatgaaatttggagtgactaagtcatactcctgcatacaggaaatttggagtgactaagtcatactcctgcatacatgaaatttggagtgatttagtcatactcctgcctaggcgtataatatacatactcgtagtcttcatagccaccgccgttgtactggtagtcgtcgccttctaagttgccggcgtcgtcgtcgctgtcgtcgggcggcgctcgtggctcgaactgagggtagcgcaggcgggggatatcgccggccgtgatgtagtccatgacgctctgcagagtccggccgtaccaccatagccgacggccggcctcgtggaagtttccaggaggcagaccgtcctcctcatacctggcgagcgccctctcacgccgattgataaagaaggcgtcccaagtatgctggttatcgggatgccagcggggattcatccgctgctccggcgtgaggtcgaggtagtagtggttcgcgatggccgcccggcgcgtagtaccctgagggacgggagggaccggcacgccgccggcgcttaggctccagccggcagggacgcggtagcccggtgggcaagggtagttcgaggcgcaaagctcctccacctgctggtaggttagagtgggtgcggtggaagccatgagagagtgatgagagattgtagagatgtgataatgctggccaagccgggctacctatatgtagtgacaaatggcgggaaaaatgggagcgggaagacaggaggcgggaagaaagaggcgggaagaaagaggcgggaagaaagtggcgggaagaaagtggcgggaagaaagtgcggtgaattgaattagttttatttttctgatttttattgatgtattatttgtattttcaacattttgaattgaataattttatttttctgaattttttgatatattatttgtatttttaaaattttgaattgaattagttttatttttctgaattttttgatatattatttgtatttttaaaattttgaattgaattagttttatttttctgaattttttgatatattatttctattttcaagattttgaattgaattagttttatttttatgaatttattgatgtattatttgtattttcaacattttaaattgaattagttttatttttctgaattttttgatatattatttgtatttttaaaattttgaattgaattagttttatttttctgaatttattgatgtattatttgtattttcaacattttgaattgaattagttttatttttctgaattttttgatatattatttgtattttcagattttgaaatgaattagttttatttctctgtatttttccgcgggaaacgaaaacccggcgaaaataccctttagtcgcggttggtgaccccaaccgcgaccaaaggtcgtTCCCTATTTAAACTCGCGCGTGCCGCGAGGCGGTTTCATCGCTTCATCTCCTCGCAGACGACGCCGCCGATCGAGAGCTCCTCGCAGACGACGACGCCGTCAGGCTGCTGCCGCGCCCGCGCTCCGAGCTCTCTCCTCCGccgacgacg
It includes:
- the LOC127293952 gene encoding tetrapyrrole-binding protein, chloroplastic, coding for MANASLQSFLLQHHHSFLNSTVHDGSPTAALRLTTNASTSISFKLFTSSSSSVTTASTAAPTPVASAATTTSPPTPSLELLGQQLAEGDYRQADETTRALLIYLAGEPARRRGYVFFSEVQFISVEDLRAIDTLWMEHSNGKFGYSVQRRIWEKSVRDYTRLFIKIGWMKKLDSEVEQFNYRAFPDEFIWELNDDTPEGHLPLTNALRGTRLMENIFTHPAFDCPEEEAAEEENNDTGSNAGQNKDDSKVRVRPKIMTDFKPDYSF